The following proteins are co-located in the Thermus thermophilus HB8 genome:
- the mnmG gene encoding tRNA uridine-5-carboxymethylaminomethyl(34) synthesis enzyme MnmG, giving the protein MAGYDVVVVGGGHAGLEAAWAAAALGVRVALVTVNPDRIGMMPCNPAVGGPGKSQLVAEVVALGGLMGRAADAAAIHTRVLNRSKGPAVQSLRVQVDRDLYALKAQEILAERPVEVLRGEVAALWVEGGRLLGVRTVDGRTLPAKAVVVAGGTFLSGVVWYGRKSRPAGRQGEPPARFLSQSLKAVGHTLRRFKTGTPPRIRADSVDFGRLEVVPPEVPPGSFTGNPGPHAARLPTWQTRTTARTHRLIRENLHLSPLYAGDIQGIGPRYCPSIEDKVVRFADKESHLLFVEPDGLSTTEVYLQGFSSSLPPELQEEMVRSLPGFERAVIQRYAYAVEYDSLDPTELTRGLQSRLLPGLFSAGQVNGTSGYEEAAAQGLLAGLNAARFALGLPEVHLPRESGYIGVLVDDLVGRGTDEPYRMMTSRVELRLLCRADNADERLTPLAVAWGLRPKEDLERVEAKYRRVAAELRRLQALRVEGVSGLQWLRRPENTYRALAERFPPSEPLSPEEAYQVEVRAKYAGYIERQERLREKMKDLEAFRIPEGMDFPKVPGLSREAAEKLSRHRPKSLAEAARIPGVRDSDLTALAVHLRRGA; this is encoded by the coding sequence ATGGCGGGCTACGACGTGGTGGTGGTGGGAGGGGGCCACGCGGGCCTCGAGGCGGCCTGGGCGGCGGCCGCCCTGGGGGTCCGGGTGGCCCTGGTGACGGTGAACCCCGACCGGATCGGCATGATGCCCTGTAACCCCGCCGTGGGGGGGCCGGGGAAAAGCCAGCTCGTGGCGGAGGTGGTGGCCCTGGGCGGGCTCATGGGCCGGGCGGCGGACGCCGCCGCCATCCACACCCGGGTCCTGAACCGCTCCAAGGGCCCTGCGGTGCAAAGCCTTAGGGTCCAGGTGGACCGGGACCTCTACGCCCTCAAGGCCCAGGAGATCCTCGCGGAAAGGCCCGTGGAGGTGCTGCGGGGCGAGGTGGCGGCCCTCTGGGTAGAGGGGGGGAGGCTTCTCGGCGTCCGCACCGTGGACGGGCGGACCCTCCCCGCCAAGGCGGTGGTGGTGGCGGGGGGGACCTTCCTTTCCGGGGTGGTCTGGTACGGAAGGAAGAGCCGTCCCGCCGGGCGCCAGGGGGAGCCCCCGGCCCGTTTCCTCTCCCAAAGCCTCAAGGCGGTGGGCCACACCCTGAGGCGGTTCAAGACGGGGACCCCGCCCAGGATCCGCGCGGACAGCGTGGACTTCGGGCGCCTCGAGGTGGTCCCGCCCGAGGTGCCGCCCGGGAGTTTCACGGGAAACCCTGGGCCCCACGCCGCCAGGCTCCCCACCTGGCAGACCCGCACCACGGCGCGGACCCACCGCCTCATCCGCGAGAACCTCCACCTCTCCCCCCTCTACGCCGGGGACATCCAGGGCATCGGCCCCCGGTACTGCCCCTCCATTGAGGACAAGGTGGTGCGCTTCGCCGACAAGGAGAGCCACCTCCTCTTCGTGGAGCCGGACGGGCTCTCCACCACCGAGGTCTACCTCCAGGGCTTCTCCTCAAGCCTCCCTCCCGAGCTCCAGGAGGAGATGGTGCGCTCCCTCCCCGGGTTTGAGCGGGCGGTGATCCAGCGCTACGCCTACGCCGTGGAGTACGACAGCCTGGACCCCACGGAGCTCACCCGGGGCCTCCAGTCCCGCCTCCTGCCTGGGCTTTTCAGCGCCGGGCAGGTGAACGGCACCTCGGGCTACGAGGAGGCGGCGGCCCAGGGGCTTCTGGCCGGGCTCAACGCCGCCCGGTTCGCCCTGGGCCTTCCCGAGGTCCACCTCCCCCGGGAAAGCGGCTACATCGGGGTCCTGGTGGACGACCTCGTGGGCCGGGGCACGGACGAGCCCTACCGGATGATGACCTCCCGGGTGGAGCTCCGCCTCCTCTGCCGGGCGGACAACGCCGACGAGCGCCTCACCCCTTTGGCCGTGGCCTGGGGTCTGAGGCCCAAAGAGGATCTGGAGCGGGTGGAGGCCAAGTACCGCAGGGTGGCGGCGGAGCTTAGGCGCCTTCAGGCCCTTCGGGTGGAAGGGGTCTCCGGTCTCCAGTGGCTTAGGCGGCCGGAGAACACCTACCGGGCCCTGGCGGAGCGCTTCCCCCCGTCCGAGCCTCTCTCCCCCGAGGAGGCCTACCAGGTGGAGGTGCGGGCCAAGTACGCGGGCTACATTGAGCGGCAGGAGCGCCTGCGGGAGAAGATGAAGGACCTCGAGGCCTTCCGCATCCCCGAGGGGATGGACTTCCCCAAGGTGCCGGGGCTTTCCCGGGAGGCGGCGGAGAAGCTCTCCCGCCACCGGCCCAAAAGCCTCGCCGAGGCGGCCCGGATCCCCGGGGTGCGGGACTCGGACCTCACGGCCCTGGCCGTCCACCTGCGGCGGGGCGCCTGA
- the dnaA gene encoding chromosomal replication initiator protein DnaA, with the protein MSHEAVWQHVLEHIRRSITEVEFHTWFERIRPLGIRDGVLELAVPTSFALDWIRRHYAGLIQEALGLLGAQAPRFELRVVPGVVVQEDIFQAAPAEAPRPKLNPKYTFENFVVGPNNSMAHAAAVAVAESPGRAYNPLFIYGGVGLGKTHLMHAVGHSVAKRFPHLRIEYVSTETFTNELINAIREDRMTEFRERYRSVDLLLVDDVQFIAGKERTQEEFFHTFNALYEAHKQIILSSDRPPKDILTLEARLRSRFEWGLITDIQPPDLETRIAILKMNAEQRGLRIPEDALEYIARQVTSNIRELEGALMRAIAFASLNGVELTRAVAAKALSDIFAPRELEADPLEIIRKVADHFGLKPEELTGSGRKKEVVLPRQLAMYLVRELTRASLPEIGQLFGGRDHTTVLYAIQKVQELAESDREVQGLLRTLREACT; encoded by the coding sequence TTGTCGCACGAGGCCGTCTGGCAACACGTTCTGGAGCACATCCGCCGCAGCATCACCGAGGTGGAGTTCCACACCTGGTTTGAAAGGATCCGCCCCTTGGGGATCCGGGACGGGGTGCTGGAGCTCGCCGTGCCCACCTCCTTTGCCCTGGACTGGATCCGGCGCCACTACGCCGGCCTCATCCAGGAGGCCCTCGGCCTCCTCGGGGCCCAGGCGCCCCGGTTTGAGCTCCGGGTGGTGCCCGGGGTCGTGGTCCAGGAGGACATCTTCCAGGCCGCCCCCGCCGAGGCCCCCCGGCCCAAGCTCAACCCGAAGTACACCTTTGAAAACTTCGTGGTGGGGCCCAACAACTCCATGGCCCACGCCGCCGCCGTGGCCGTGGCCGAGTCCCCCGGCCGGGCCTACAACCCCCTCTTCATCTACGGGGGCGTGGGCCTGGGAAAGACCCACCTGATGCACGCCGTGGGCCACTCCGTGGCCAAGCGCTTCCCCCACCTGAGGATTGAGTACGTTTCCACGGAAACTTTCACCAACGAGCTCATCAACGCCATCCGCGAGGACCGGATGACGGAGTTCCGGGAGCGGTACCGCTCCGTGGACCTCCTGCTGGTGGACGACGTCCAGTTCATCGCCGGAAAGGAGCGCACCCAGGAGGAGTTTTTCCACACCTTCAACGCCCTTTACGAGGCCCACAAGCAGATCATCCTCTCCTCCGACCGGCCGCCCAAGGACATCCTCACCCTGGAGGCGCGCCTGCGGAGCCGCTTTGAGTGGGGCCTGATCACCGACATCCAGCCCCCCGACCTGGAAACCCGGATCGCCATCCTGAAGATGAACGCCGAGCAGCGGGGCCTGAGGATCCCCGAGGACGCCCTGGAGTACATCGCCCGGCAGGTCACCTCCAACATCCGGGAGTTGGAAGGGGCCCTCATGCGGGCCATCGCCTTCGCCTCCCTCAACGGCGTTGAGCTGACCCGCGCCGTGGCCGCCAAGGCCCTCTCCGACATCTTCGCCCCCAGGGAGCTGGAGGCGGACCCCTTGGAGATCATCCGCAAAGTGGCGGACCACTTCGGCCTGAAACCGGAGGAGCTCACGGGGAGCGGCCGCAAGAAGGAGGTGGTCCTCCCCCGGCAGCTCGCCATGTACCTGGTGCGGGAGCTCACCCGGGCCTCCCTGCCCGAGATCGGCCAGCTCTTCGGCGGCCGGGACCACACCACGGTCCTCTACGCCATCCAGAAGGTCCAGGAGCTCGCGGAAAGCGACCGGGAGGTGCAGGGCCTCCTCCGCACCCTCCGGGAGGCGTGCACATGA